The following proteins come from a genomic window of Flavobacteriales bacterium:
- a CDS encoding SpoIIE family protein phosphatase, with protein MNWWGKISNLSVKAEMNSSEIRSLQLTNRLIFISGILASCYIPILIWINAFWMTLQLILLSSVAFVFLFFPRNSKLNHATPIIALAAIYHMATVSIVIPGSQLELYLILIALIQLAAIKNHSLSYLIFGTSIFAYFLSVYTQTFITPIIVMTETQQLVMVILNILGVFLGGFYLVFQIKLTNYKYKNDILKERQEVINKNKRIERQVGIIEDAHKEITDSINYSKRIQNAILPSQKKRISLLPNSFILYKPKDIVAGDFYWVEEKGNQTYFAVGDCTGHGVPGAMMSVICTNALNRALNEYNTLSPDKVLNKTRSLVIESLETNLNNVKDGMDIALCSIEGQTLNYAGANIKLYIIRNNEILEFKPDKQPIGQYIKAATPFNNHLITLEKEDCIYLVTDGYVDQFGGEKLKKFKTPQLKKTLLEACKLPINQQKDFLNQTFENWKGGLEQIDDVCIMGVRI; from the coding sequence ATGAATTGGTGGGGTAAAATATCGAACCTAAGTGTTAAGGCTGAAATGAACAGTTCAGAAATAAGGTCTTTACAACTCACCAATCGACTTATTTTTATCTCTGGAATTTTAGCGAGTTGTTATATTCCTATTTTAATATGGATCAATGCTTTTTGGATGACCTTGCAACTAATCCTACTTTCCTCAGTTGCTTTTGTCTTTTTATTTTTCCCAAGAAATAGTAAACTAAATCATGCCACTCCAATCATTGCTTTAGCTGCTATTTATCATATGGCTACTGTTTCTATTGTCATTCCAGGAAGTCAATTGGAACTATATTTAATACTTATTGCTTTAATTCAACTTGCTGCAATTAAAAACCACAGCCTGTCTTATCTTATTTTTGGAACGAGTATTTTTGCTTACTTCCTCAGCGTTTATACACAGACATTTATTACTCCAATTATTGTGATGACTGAAACGCAACAATTAGTAATGGTAATTTTAAATATTTTAGGAGTCTTCTTAGGTGGCTTTTATCTTGTTTTTCAGATCAAATTAACAAACTATAAATATAAAAATGACATCTTAAAAGAAAGGCAAGAGGTCATTAATAAAAATAAGAGAATTGAACGTCAAGTGGGGATAATTGAAGATGCACACAAAGAAATTACGGATAGTATCAATTATAGTAAACGTATTCAAAATGCGATTTTGCCGTCTCAAAAGAAACGAATCAGTCTCTTACCCAATTCTTTTATTCTATATAAACCTAAAGATATTGTTGCTGGAGATTTTTATTGGGTTGAAGAAAAAGGAAATCAAACATATTTTGCTGTAGGAGATTGTACTGGACATGGAGTTCCTGGTGCGATGATGAGTGTTATATGTACCAATGCTTTGAATAGAGCCCTTAATGAATATAACACCCTATCCCCTGACAAGGTCTTGAATAAAACACGTTCTTTAGTAATCGAAAGTTTGGAAACCAATCTTAACAATGTTAAAGATGGTATGGACATCGCTCTGTGTTCGATAGAAGGACAGACCTTAAACTATGCGGGAGCCAACATTAAATTATACATCATTAGAAATAATGAAATCTTAGAATTTAAACCAGATAAACAACCCATTGGCCAATACATCAAGGCAGCAACACCATTTAACAACCACCTTATAACATTAGAAAAAGAAGACTGTATATATTTAGTTACAGATGGCTATGTAGATCAGTTCGGAGGAGAAAAGTTAAAGAAGTTTAAAACACCTCAACTAAAAAAAACGTTATTAGAAGCTTGCAAGCTACCTATTAACCAACAAAAAGATTTTTTAAATCAGACCTTTGAAAATTGGAAAGGGGGCTTAGAACAGATTGATGATGTTTGTATTATGGGAGTCCGTATTTAA
- a CDS encoding YceI family protein produces the protein MKNLLLLFATCIGLSIVGWAQEKSVQSGNILFHAVEKKEVKAQTNTFESKINLDKKTVLFVVPIESFVFKKGLMQEHFINENNMSASLFPAAKFTGKISSSTAIHKEGRHIVQVEGDMTIKGVTVPFSTHGLLTNKSGETVIKASFMIDGTMFGLDNAKIKGFSDKIEVALTAKY, from the coding sequence ATGAAAAATTTACTGTTATTATTTGCAACTTGTATCGGACTTTCAATTGTTGGTTGGGCTCAAGAAAAATCAGTTCAATCAGGAAATATTCTTTTTCATGCTGTTGAGAAAAAAGAGGTAAAAGCTCAGACTAATACTTTTGAGAGTAAAATAAACTTAGATAAAAAAACGGTGTTATTTGTTGTGCCTATCGAAAGTTTTGTTTTTAAAAAAGGATTGATGCAAGAACATTTTATTAATGAAAATAATATGAGTGCTAGTTTGTTTCCTGCTGCAAAATTTACAGGTAAAATCTCTTCAAGTACTGCTATTCATAAAGAGGGACGCCACATTGTTCAAGTAGAAGGTGATATGACTATTAAAGGCGTAACTGTTCCTTTTTCAACTCATGGATTGCTAACCAATAAATCAGGAGAAACAGTAATAAAAGCTTCTTTTATGATTGATGGGACAATGTTTGGGCTAGACAATGCAAAAATAAAAGGTTTTTCAGATAAGATAGAAGTAGCTTTAACCGCTAAGTATTAA
- a CDS encoding CDGSH iron-sulfur domain-containing protein has translation MKSKTLIAGKIPETVMLERQKQYVWCSCGRSKAQPFCDGEHRETTIKPLVFQSKFRQQANLCTCKLTANPPYCDGAHLAL, from the coding sequence ATGAAGAGTAAAACACTTATTGCTGGGAAAATTCCTGAAACAGTTATGCTAGAAAGACAGAAACAATACGTATGGTGTTCTTGTGGAAGGTCTAAGGCTCAACCATTCTGTGATGGGGAACATCGAGAAACGACAATTAAACCACTTGTTTTTCAATCAAAATTTAGGCAACAAGCTAATTTGTGTACTTGTAAATTAACAGCAAACCCTCCATATTGTGATGGAGCACATTTAGCCTTATAA
- a CDS encoding polysaccharide biosynthesis tyrosine autokinase translates to MSYKSVKDYSAQVQILLKSNDVYDYQNSINSNIGLYNVYGDILNQMRILKSYDLVEQSLSKLNFDVSYFIVGRIRTDEMFNSSPFRVDVTLLNQSLYERKFDFYYIDSASYRVEIEVDGELKVYEHKFDEEAITNEYILTAHNKSLITPKNKELRSQTKYQFIPHSKQYWVSRVIQNMEIKNIDYTSILTISLKDPVAIRAKMFLDTLSSVYIQYTLENQLFINDNTQNYIQKQLDNVIEVLDSISSELELMRDQKGILDLNRESQVYFDQLITYETQRRQLELDINSLDNLKKYVIEANEDKLMPPSFYVLESDPYLKIALTKFYETQTKKIDLSYKVKSNHQELEKLQESIVSQKKDILIYVSNTRNAIEEKIVDLDKEIQHFETLVKRIPKTKRDILSVNRKLEVNEKLYVFLLEKRANTFIAKSGIVPQTKVIEKSRVLGTVGTSANSVILMYVFIGVCFAVFLTFIRGVFYSRYENIKELSENTSIPILGSLPFVKDVTIDIPAKANITEALRGIRTSLSYLNQKEQSNLLLVTSIHPGEGKTFTSSRLAMIYARSGKKVLLIDFDMHKPKIHKYLSIGNQKGASTILSGNSGIKEAIQPFKENMDIISSGPVPPNASELILSPIMDDLLTYVKEHYDYVFIDTPPIGLVSDGVVLLKKVDTSVFVMNTQKANKKGVDFLEDIIEQVDGQHIGLVLNGVKQGKWKTYYGKYGYGYGYGYGYGYGYEEK, encoded by the coding sequence ATGAGTTACAAATCAGTAAAAGATTATAGTGCTCAAGTTCAGATTTTATTGAAGTCTAATGATGTTTATGATTATCAAAACTCAATTAATAGTAATATTGGACTGTATAACGTCTATGGAGATATATTAAATCAAATGAGAATTTTAAAATCTTATGATTTAGTCGAACAATCTCTTTCCAAACTTAACTTTGATGTCTCCTATTTTATCGTAGGTCGAATTAGAACAGATGAGATGTTTAATAGCAGCCCATTTAGGGTAGATGTTACTTTGTTAAACCAGTCTTTATATGAACGTAAATTTGACTTTTATTACATTGATAGTGCTAGTTATAGAGTCGAAATAGAAGTGGATGGAGAGTTAAAGGTCTATGAACATAAATTTGATGAAGAAGCAATTACAAATGAGTATATTCTAACCGCACACAATAAATCGTTAATTACACCGAAAAATAAAGAGCTGAGGTCACAAACAAAATATCAGTTTATACCTCATTCGAAGCAATATTGGGTTAGCCGTGTGATTCAAAATATGGAGATTAAAAACATTGATTATACCTCTATATTAACGATTTCATTAAAAGATCCTGTTGCTATTCGAGCAAAGATGTTCTTGGATACTTTGAGTTCGGTTTATATTCAATACACCCTAGAAAACCAGTTGTTTATTAATGATAATACCCAGAATTATATACAGAAACAGTTAGACAATGTAATAGAAGTGTTAGATTCTATCAGTAGTGAACTGGAGTTGATGAGAGACCAAAAAGGAATATTAGATTTAAATAGAGAATCGCAAGTTTATTTTGACCAATTGATTACCTATGAAACGCAAAGAAGACAATTGGAATTGGATATTAATTCATTGGATAATTTAAAAAAATATGTCATTGAAGCTAATGAAGATAAATTAATGCCTCCATCATTTTATGTATTGGAAAGTGACCCTTATTTGAAAATAGCGTTGACTAAGTTTTACGAAACTCAAACCAAAAAGATTGATTTGTCGTATAAGGTGAAAAGTAATCACCAAGAATTAGAAAAACTACAAGAATCAATTGTCTCTCAGAAAAAAGATATTTTGATTTATGTTTCAAATACAAGAAATGCAATTGAAGAGAAGATAGTTGATTTAGATAAGGAAATTCAGCATTTTGAGACGTTAGTGAAGCGTATTCCGAAGACAAAAAGAGATATCTTATCTGTAAATCGAAAACTAGAAGTAAATGAAAAATTATATGTTTTCTTATTGGAAAAAAGAGCAAATACTTTTATTGCTAAATCAGGGATAGTGCCTCAAACAAAAGTAATTGAAAAATCTCGTGTGTTAGGTACAGTTGGAACTAGTGCAAATAGTGTGATTTTGATGTATGTTTTTATTGGAGTCTGTTTTGCTGTGTTTTTAACGTTTATTAGGGGAGTATTTTATAGTCGTTATGAGAATATTAAAGAACTGTCTGAGAATACATCAATCCCAATTTTGGGAAGCTTACCTTTTGTAAAAGATGTAACAATAGATATTCCAGCCAAAGCGAATATAACTGAGGCTTTAAGAGGGATTAGAACATCACTGAGTTACTTGAATCAAAAAGAGCAGTCGAATTTGTTGTTAGTAACTTCAATTCATCCAGGAGAAGGAAAAACGTTTACTTCTTCAAGATTAGCAATGATTTATGCGCGTTCGGGTAAAAAAGTATTGTTGATCGACTTTGATATGCATAAACCTAAAATTCATAAATATTTAAGCATAGGTAACCAAAAGGGGGCGTCAACAATATTAAGTGGGAATAGCGGAATAAAAGAGGCTATTCAACCTTTTAAAGAAAACATGGATATTATATCTAGTGGACCTGTTCCTCCCAATGCGTCTGAATTGATATTGTCACCAATTATGGATGATTTGCTGACCTATGTTAAAGAACATTATGATTATGTGTTTATTGATACCCCACCTATAGGTTTAGTGAGTGATGGCGTAGTTTTATTGAAAAAAGTAGATACTTCTGTGTTTGTAATGAATACTCAGAAAGCAAATAAAAAAGGAGTTGATTTCCTAGAGGATATTATAGAACAAGTGGATGGGCAGCATATTGGGCTCGTATTAAATGGAGTGAAGCAAGGGAAATGGAAAACGTATTACGGTAAGTATGGTTACGGCTACGGGTATGGCTATGGTTACGGTTATGGTTATGAAGAAAAGTAA
- a CDS encoding exosortase/archaeosortase family protein, translated as MKFIITFAVLVILWFSFYENIYSLFEGDIQRIISIELAHQSTFFIQLLGYSPIIDTSTDYVITSVEGDYINHGVWIGEPCNGLKVFGLFAIFILAFQGKWIHKLWYIPLGIFILHLANAIRIAVLTIISAENPTLLDFNHNITFQVLVYSIVFGLWYFWVNKFSKK; from the coding sequence TTGAAATTTATTATCACATTTGCAGTATTAGTTATTTTGTGGTTTAGTTTTTATGAAAACATATATAGTTTATTTGAAGGCGATATTCAAAGGATTATCTCTATTGAATTAGCTCATCAATCCACTTTTTTCATCCAACTGTTAGGTTATTCACCAATCATTGATACCTCAACAGATTATGTTATCACCTCAGTTGAGGGAGATTATATCAACCATGGAGTTTGGATTGGAGAACCTTGTAATGGGCTTAAAGTCTTTGGTTTATTTGCGATATTCATCCTAGCATTTCAAGGGAAGTGGATTCATAAATTATGGTACATTCCTCTAGGAATATTTATTTTACACCTCGCAAATGCTATTAGAATAGCTGTTTTAACTATTATTTCTGCTGAAAACCCTACTTTACTGGATTTTAACCACAATATTACTTTCCAAGTACTCGTCTATTCAATCGTATTTGGACTATGGTATTTTTGGGTCAATAAATTTTCTAAAAAATAG
- a CDS encoding serine hydroxymethyltransferase, with translation MTQDNQVFDLIEHERVRQTEGIELIASENYVSDNVMKAAGSILTNKYAEGLPNKRYYGGCEVVDQIELLAIERLKQLFGAEWVNVQPHSGSQANAAVYLACLKPGDKVLGFDLSHGGHLTHGSPVNFSGKLYTPVFYGVEKETGLIDYDKVEAKAIEEQPKMIICGASAYSRDWDYKRLRAIADKVGAILFGDISHPAGLIAAKLLNNPLPYCHVVTTTTHKTLRGPRGGVIMVGKDMENPWGITTAKGTVRKLSSLLDSAVFPGIQGGPLEHVIAAKAVAFGEALSPEFITYGKQVITNAKVMADELVKRGYQVISGGTENHSMLIDLRSKNITGKEAENALVKAHITVNKNMVPFDTQSPFVTSGIRLGTPAVTSRGMKETEMIQIVDFVDRVIMNHENEQELENIKEEVKNFMTERPLFTWK, from the coding sequence ATGACTCAAGACAATCAAGTATTTGACTTAATCGAACACGAAAGAGTTCGTCAAACAGAAGGAATAGAATTAATAGCATCTGAAAATTATGTGAGTGATAATGTAATGAAAGCTGCAGGTTCAATTCTAACCAATAAATATGCTGAAGGGTTACCTAACAAAAGGTATTATGGAGGTTGCGAAGTTGTTGACCAAATAGAATTGTTAGCTATTGAAAGGCTAAAGCAACTATTTGGAGCTGAATGGGTAAATGTTCAACCACATTCAGGGTCACAAGCTAATGCCGCAGTTTACCTTGCCTGTTTAAAACCAGGAGACAAAGTCTTAGGTTTTGACTTATCTCATGGGGGACATCTTACACATGGTTCACCTGTGAATTTTTCTGGAAAACTTTACACTCCTGTTTTCTATGGAGTGGAAAAGGAAACTGGATTAATAGACTATGATAAAGTAGAAGCTAAAGCAATTGAAGAGCAGCCTAAAATGATTATTTGTGGGGCCTCAGCTTATTCTAGAGATTGGGACTATAAAAGATTAAGAGCAATTGCCGACAAAGTAGGTGCGATATTATTCGGAGATATTTCACATCCTGCAGGATTAATTGCTGCTAAATTGCTTAACAACCCTTTACCGTATTGTCATGTTGTTACTACTACTACTCACAAAACACTAAGAGGGCCTCGTGGTGGTGTAATAATGGTAGGTAAAGACATGGAAAACCCTTGGGGAATTACTACTGCTAAAGGAACTGTAAGAAAACTATCATCACTATTAGACTCTGCTGTTTTTCCTGGAATTCAAGGAGGGCCATTGGAACATGTTATAGCAGCTAAAGCTGTAGCATTTGGAGAGGCATTATCTCCTGAATTTATTACTTATGGTAAACAAGTGATTACTAATGCAAAAGTAATGGCTGATGAATTAGTAAAAAGAGGTTATCAAGTAATTTCAGGAGGGACAGAAAACCATTCAATGTTGATCGATTTACGTTCGAAAAACATTACAGGAAAAGAAGCTGAAAATGCACTTGTCAAAGCCCATATCACAGTAAATAAGAACATGGTTCCATTTGACACTCAATCTCCTTTTGTGACTTCTGGTATTCGTTTAGGAACACCTGCTGTAACCTCAAGAGGAATGAAAGAAACTGAAATGATTCAAATTGTTGATTTTGTAGATCGAGTAATTATGAACCATGAAAATGAACAAGAATTAGAAAACATTAAAGAAGAAGTTAAAAATTTCATGACTGAGAGACCTCTTTTTACATGGAAGTAA
- the fahA gene encoding fumarylacetoacetase encodes MNIKANDPTLKSWITVPKNSDFPIQNLPFGIFSLEGDTPRVGVAIGTKIVDLKNLFELGYLGDTPFELADFDAAVLNPMMLRGKQATRMLRNRISELLTIDNSELQNNPEEAKQIIVEMSDAQMHLPVYIGDYTDFYSSEQHAYNVGCLFRDPKNALMPNWKHIPVGYHGRSSSIIVSGEPIHRPKGQKRPNPEEPPVFGTSNLLDFELEMAFVTYQGKPLGDHITTAEADDYIFGMCLFNDWSARDIQGWEYVPLGPFLGKNFASSISPWIVTLDALEPFRVPGPIQDPKVLPYLEYEGDKHIAINLEMAIQPENAEATVVSDSNYKYMYWNMNQQLAHHTINGCNINCGDMMASGTISGPEEHEYGSMLEISWKGSKSVEMKDGSQRKFIQDNDTVIMKGYAENSQVRIGFGEVSTKVLPAK; translated from the coding sequence ATGAATATAAAAGCAAACGACCCTACTTTAAAATCTTGGATAACTGTTCCAAAAAACAGTGATTTCCCTATTCAGAATTTACCATTCGGGATTTTTTCATTAGAAGGAGACACCCCTAGAGTAGGAGTTGCCATAGGTACGAAAATAGTGGATTTAAAAAACCTTTTTGAATTAGGCTATCTGGGTGATACACCTTTTGAATTAGCCGATTTTGATGCAGCGGTTTTAAATCCTATGATGCTAAGAGGTAAACAAGCGACTAGAATGCTTAGAAATAGAATTTCTGAATTATTAACTATTGATAACTCAGAGCTTCAAAACAACCCTGAAGAAGCTAAACAGATCATCGTAGAAATGTCTGACGCTCAAATGCATTTACCTGTATACATTGGAGATTATACGGATTTTTACTCTAGTGAACAACATGCTTATAATGTTGGATGTTTGTTCAGAGACCCCAAAAATGCATTAATGCCTAACTGGAAACATATACCTGTTGGTTACCATGGTCGCTCTTCATCCATCATTGTTTCTGGAGAACCTATCCACAGGCCAAAGGGTCAAAAAAGACCAAATCCAGAAGAACCTCCAGTATTTGGTACATCAAACTTACTTGACTTTGAATTAGAAATGGCTTTTGTTACTTATCAAGGTAAACCACTTGGAGACCATATTACAACAGCTGAAGCTGATGATTATATATTCGGTATGTGTTTATTTAATGATTGGAGCGCTAGAGATATTCAAGGTTGGGAATATGTTCCACTAGGGCCTTTCCTTGGAAAAAACTTTGCTTCATCAATAAGCCCTTGGATCGTTACTTTAGACGCTTTAGAGCCTTTTAGAGTTCCTGGACCAATTCAAGATCCAAAAGTTTTACCATATTTAGAGTATGAAGGTGATAAGCACATTGCTATTAACTTAGAAATGGCTATACAACCTGAGAACGCTGAGGCTACAGTAGTATCTGACAGTAACTATAAATATATGTACTGGAATATGAATCAACAGTTGGCGCACCATACCATTAATGGTTGTAATATCAATTGTGGTGATATGATGGCATCAGGAACAATATCAGGACCTGAAGAACATGAATATGGATCTATGCTTGAGATTTCATGGAAAGGAAGTAAAAGTGTTGAAATGAAAGATGGATCTCAACGAAAATTCATTCAAGATAACGATACTGTTATTATGAAAGGATATGCTGAAAATAGCCAAGTTAGAATTGGTTTTGGAGAGGTCAGCACAAAAGTTCTTCCCGCTAAATAA
- a CDS encoding alpha/beta hydrolase yields the protein MDIQHEKYFLKITENDTICLHRFYTQKENNNPVFMLHGAMENSKIFHSKSQKGFAPFLAKNGYDVFAVDMRGKGESFPKVSKLNKQTQTDQILQDIPLCLSKITELTGKETFHFVGHSWGGVLLLSFLARFPDTKVKSAVFFGSKRRVSVFTLRRVFYIDLMWNVVGNLWGNLKGYVPFTKMKAGSDDEPLAFYREMNHWVYSRSWKDKNDAFDYKAQLHQIDLPPILYYTGIKDHTLGNQKDVRLLIKETGIRQASKFVLLSQSNNNLVDYDHINILTHPKAEKDHFIEALEWINDHS from the coding sequence ATGGATATCCAACACGAAAAATATTTTTTAAAAATAACTGAGAACGACACGATTTGTCTACATCGGTTTTACACTCAAAAAGAAAATAACAATCCAGTATTTATGTTACATGGAGCAATGGAAAATAGTAAAATTTTTCATAGTAAGTCCCAAAAAGGATTTGCTCCATTCTTAGCTAAAAATGGGTATGATGTTTTTGCTGTAGACATGAGAGGAAAAGGTGAAAGTTTCCCAAAAGTTTCTAAACTAAATAAACAGACTCAAACAGATCAAATTCTTCAAGATATTCCTTTGTGTTTATCAAAAATCACCGAACTTACTGGCAAAGAGACTTTCCATTTTGTAGGCCATTCATGGGGAGGTGTTTTACTACTTTCTTTTTTAGCTAGATTTCCAGATACCAAGGTTAAGTCAGCTGTTTTCTTTGGTAGTAAGAGGCGAGTATCCGTCTTTACACTTCGACGAGTATTTTATATAGACCTTATGTGGAATGTCGTTGGAAATCTATGGGGTAATTTAAAAGGTTACGTTCCTTTTACCAAGATGAAAGCAGGTTCTGACGATGAACCTCTAGCTTTTTATCGGGAAATGAATCACTGGGTTTATAGCCGATCATGGAAAGATAAAAATGATGCTTTTGATTACAAAGCCCAATTACATCAAATAGACCTCCCTCCTATTTTATACTACACAGGAATAAAAGACCATACGCTTGGAAATCAAAAAGATGTACGCTTACTCATAAAAGAAACAGGTATAAGACAAGCTTCAAAATTTGTTTTATTAAGTCAATCAAACAACAATTTGGTTGATTATGATCATATCAATATTTTGACACACCCCAAAGCAGAAAAGGATCATTTTATTGAAGCTCTTGAATGGATTAATGATCATTCTTGA
- a CDS encoding RelA/SpoT family protein has translation MEIDYEKEKIDIENAYQDLIASVKVQLDEEDVKFIRKAFDVAVDAHKEMRRKSGEPYIFHPIAVAKICAEEIGLGATSIACALLHDTVEDTDITLDDIEALFGLKSRKIIDGLTKMYGIFDLSKSAQAENFRKMLLTIPEDIRVILVKLADRLHNMRTLGSMRKDKQLKIASETSYLYAPLAHRLGLYGIKSALEDLALKYTHPEEYKEIEEKLEKSKEVRERFIRQFSVPIIEALDKHGIKYSIKGRTKSIHSIWNKIHNKNVAFEEIYDVFAIRIIIDAEPDLEKSECWKTYSLVTDFYRPNPDRLRDWVSHPKQNGYESLHTTVMSPTGKWVEVQIRTVRMDEIAEKGLAAHWKYKENKDQKSGFDQWISQIRELIESKDSDALDFIDDFKLNLFSDEIFVFTPNGELKNLPSNATALDFAFEIHSEVGAKCIGAKVNHKLVPLSYRLKSGDQIEILTSAKQKPKKDWLNYVVTSKAKSKIKSSLKEEKKLIAADGKEILQRKFNSLKVEFNEANLGELLKLYELSEHTEMYFQIAKGKLDLSKIKPLIQKGGALKYGSVRQTIKESFENLYKKVTSKKEELVIGDSNTKLDYKLAPCCNPIMGDDVFGFITINDGIKIHRSNCPNAKQLRANYAYRIINATWKKEEATEFLTGVKFSGLDNVGLVNEITGFISKEKNVNMKSISFDSNDGIFEGKIMLYVDDKQHLYDLIEHLKELEGIEKVERIDLQKD, from the coding sequence ATGGAGATAGATTACGAAAAGGAAAAAATAGATATAGAAAATGCCTACCAGGATTTAATAGCTTCTGTTAAGGTTCAATTAGATGAAGAAGACGTAAAATTTATAAGAAAAGCATTTGATGTTGCGGTTGATGCACACAAAGAAATGCGAAGAAAATCTGGTGAACCTTACATCTTTCACCCTATAGCTGTTGCAAAAATTTGTGCAGAAGAAATAGGCCTTGGGGCGACATCTATAGCTTGTGCATTACTTCATGACACGGTAGAAGATACAGATATTACCCTTGATGATATAGAGGCTTTATTTGGATTAAAATCACGAAAAATAATCGATGGTTTAACCAAAATGTATGGAATTTTCGATTTATCAAAGTCTGCTCAAGCTGAAAATTTCAGAAAAATGCTCTTAACTATTCCTGAGGATATTCGTGTTATTTTAGTTAAGCTCGCCGACCGACTACATAACATGAGAACGTTAGGTTCTATGCGTAAAGATAAGCAATTAAAAATTGCCTCTGAAACCTCATACCTATACGCTCCTTTAGCGCATCGTTTAGGGTTATATGGAATCAAATCTGCACTAGAGGATTTAGCTTTAAAATACACACATCCAGAAGAATATAAAGAGATAGAAGAAAAGCTTGAAAAATCGAAAGAAGTTAGAGAGCGTTTTATTAGACAGTTTTCAGTTCCTATTATAGAGGCATTGGATAAGCATGGAATAAAGTACTCCATTAAAGGCCGTACTAAATCGATACATTCTATCTGGAATAAAATACACAACAAGAATGTTGCTTTTGAAGAAATATACGATGTTTTTGCCATTCGAATAATCATTGATGCTGAACCAGATTTAGAAAAGTCTGAATGTTGGAAAACCTACTCCTTAGTCACTGATTTTTATCGTCCCAACCCAGATCGTTTAAGAGACTGGGTCTCTCACCCTAAACAAAATGGTTATGAATCACTTCATACAACTGTTATGAGTCCAACAGGTAAATGGGTTGAAGTTCAAATTCGAACAGTGAGGATGGATGAAATTGCTGAAAAAGGATTAGCTGCTCATTGGAAATACAAAGAAAATAAAGATCAAAAGAGTGGGTTCGATCAGTGGATCTCTCAAATAAGAGAATTAATTGAAAGTAAGGATAGTGATGCGCTTGACTTTATTGATGATTTTAAATTGAACCTTTTCTCTGATGAAATCTTTGTATTTACTCCTAACGGAGAACTTAAAAACTTACCGAGTAATGCTACTGCTTTAGACTTTGCTTTTGAGATTCATTCAGAAGTAGGAGCAAAATGTATTGGAGCAAAAGTTAACCACAAGTTAGTACCTCTTAGCTATAGATTAAAAAGCGGGGATCAAATAGAAATACTTACATCAGCAAAACAAAAGCCTAAAAAAGATTGGCTCAATTATGTTGTTACATCCAAAGCCAAGTCTAAGATTAAATCTTCATTAAAAGAAGAAAAGAAATTAATTGCTGCTGATGGGAAAGAAATTCTTCAACGTAAATTTAACAGTTTAAAAGTTGAATTTAATGAAGCCAATTTAGGGGAACTCTTAAAACTTTATGAGCTATCTGAACATACAGAAATGTATTTCCAAATTGCAAAAGGTAAATTAGACCTCTCAAAGATAAAGCCTCTAATTCAAAAAGGAGGAGCCTTAAAATACGGTTCAGTTAGGCAAACCATAAAAGAATCTTTTGAAAACCTTTATAAAAAAGTAACCAGTAAAAAAGAAGAGCTTGTTATTGGAGATAGTAATACTAAATTAGATTATAAGTTAGCACCTTGTTGTAACCCTATTATGGGTGACGATGTCTTTGGTTTTATTACCATTAATGATGGCATCAAAATACACCGAAGTAATTGTCCAAATGCTAAGCAGTTAAGAGCTAATTATGCATACAGAATTATTAATGCTACCTGGAAAAAAGAAGAAGCTACTGAATTCTTAACAGGTGTAAAATTCTCTGGTTTAGATAATGTAGGACTGGTAAATGAAATCACAGGGTTTATTTCTAAAGAAAAAAATGTCAACATGAAATCAATAAGTTTTGACTCCAATGACGGAATTTTCGAGGGGAAAATCATGCTTTATGTTGATGATAAACAGCATCTTTATGATTTAATTGAACACTTAAAAGAGCTAGAAGGTATTGAAAAAGTAGAGCGTATTGATTTACAAAAAGATTAA